aaggggcgggcgggggcgcgggtgggggccgcgggaggcggcggggccgggcgggctgcgggtgcggtccctgtccctacaccggggctcttcgcccgctgtgcacaacgcccgtcagcaccgggggccgagacctcggtccgtatcgccgctctgcagagcggggtgccgggcagtgcccatcagccagcgcacccctgggacacacgggGGGTCCTTCGTAGGGAACAgcgacagagacagaatcacgtcgcagtcacggactggtcgctcacaccaaagtccgtctgcgcctgtcttcattttaatgtcactcgGTACACTGAGGGGGACCTGTGTTTGCATTGAAAACCTCCTCCGAGGGGtgcattttttactcttaaaatcactaactgaggttagtttgggatcccagtctcgatgaaatcccagactccttctccacaataactcccacgtccccacacgccatcgcacacactcagtaggttgttgctgttacaggacatgttgaaaaacaagggttaaaagtaagagagaagaatgtaaagaagatacttcttaACAAGTGCGCTTGGCACTTAGAAATATTAGAGGTAAAGACTGTCTCACcgactctctgctaactagcaataacgattagcgcaaggacgaatcgtagaaaaatacaatggactgccaaaatagtgccctagagttaactcgtctcattataatctcattctaatgctaaggaacacacctcctggctagaaaagccccaacccaattaagccccctactctctgagcatgcgtggcgaattaaaagagaactgtaactttaagatgaagtaagaaaagtattaaccaagagttaattaaggggtagaaccaggaggcgtaattaactttgttaactgtctTAAATACCGGTCATGATTTTAagccggtgtgcatgttaggaggagaaatccccttgcacccggcgccgccataaacatgcctgctttacaATTCTCTGtcagttgtgaagtttgtttccgcatgtcactgcccactcgaaggccctcgcacagcaccgttGTCTTCGCCAGGACGTGTATCCCAGcgaccagggtgagtctccgtccCCAGGGATACCTGAATTCCGTTGCTATAATCTGGTTCCAGACACAGCAATTTCCCCCCTTTTGAGACTTATGGATATGTTTTACCATTCCCACAAGTCTGAACGTCCTTAATTTCCATTGCCTTCTGTTCTATCTTGTCAACAAAGgggttaatttctttttgcaccattaaaatattatttgaaggctttttctgaagagatgaTTTCAGCCAATTAGAACATAAAGGTGAGCATTGTATCATGCAACAGCTGATCAGAATCCTAAATATCGGGAGGAAGCCAGCTATAAACAGCTGCTTTAACCATCCAAAACCGGGCAACCAGGAAGTCAGCCAAGAAAAATCCAAgccttctctctctttggtGTTTTCCGCTAATTCTTTCAACTGTTggatcttttcttctgtgatctGAGAATCGTCtgtcaaattaaaacaacacattCCTTTAAATTCCTCACATCCATGGGTATGTCTTAAAAGCAGAGAGTCAACAGCTGCTCGGGTTTCTGACATGACTTCTCTAATCTGTGTCATCTCTTCTCTCAAGGCAGAGAgcacctgggaaggaaagtTAGTATTTTTGATTAATTCACAAGCTAGTCTCTTTATACTGTGATAATTCATAGCTACCCCAACTCCAGGTGCAAGGATGGCAGCTGCCATGATTTCACTAGGGCTCCATAATGTCAGTTGAGAGTTACAATCTGGAGACAGAGCAGCGACTTGTCTCTTCTGgctaacagttttcttttcacgtaagtcttcctttttttggtaacattGCTGTTAACCTTGCCATTGCGCATGATCCTCCAGTGACATTTACAGGGATATAGATATATGATCTCTTTCCACGGAGAAGAAACCATCCTACTGGCAATTTAGTATGGGCCCAAGCATAACTCACTATCTCAGTTTTATTACGTTTCAGTGGGGGCTCGATTCTTGAAAGATTTTCACATTTAGACCGTGGAGTGCAGTTCACAAACTGAACACAactttcagctggaaacatgCCCTTAACTCTCACTCTTAGCTTAcctttttccctgattttagTTGGTTTTCCCCAAATATACATGCTGCTGTATGTCATATTGATATtaaaagatgttaaaatgttATAATTCTCCAAAAGCGTCGGAGGAGTAGGTACTCCTAACAGGCAGGAGGTGAAAACTTCCTCTACCGAGGTTCCACCAGCtagacagaaggtggtggtatttattacttttcttgCCAAGCTTTCCCAAACATTTCCAGATCTGTCCCATTTtgggaaaaacacatttgtacctccaacctggaaaagaaacaaaaccagatagcttttcattttgcaaccCGATTACGCAATAGTACAGTTTTCAAGGGTCCCGCTGGAATGGCTCTCCACTTGTCTTCGGGTTCTGGCGGAGGAGCTGGTTCGACTCCCGTGTAGTGGATCCAGGAGCTGATTCCTTCTACCTTCACAGCGCTCTAGGTGGTCAGTAGGGTTGTAGagggtcctttccacttctctctcAGCGGCTCATCCTTCCAGGTGCGAATATAAACCAGGTCTCCAGGTTGGAAATTGTGTACTGGTGAATCCAGGGGCAAAGGAGCTCCCTGACTGAAGTACCTCTGTAAGGATGATAAAACGCGCGAAAGGGACAGCGAATAATTTCTCAACATTCCTTCCcctataaaatgcattttgtcaCTTCGGTTACCTGTGCTTCTGACCGGCTAGGGTTTTCccttaatatttcaaaagggcttACTCCTTCCCTTGCTCGAGGGGTAATTGTAATTGTCATTAAAGCGATTGGTCAAACATCCACCCGCTTAAGCTGAGTTTCTTGACGTAGCAcgggaaagcttctggccaccCTGAAAACATGTCTGCTAACACTAACCTAAACAGGTTACTGTCTACTTGAAGGTTCTAGTACCGTACCATTGTCTTCACCAGGATGCGGATCCTAGTGACCAGGGTGAGTTTCCATCTCCGTCCTCAAGGATACCTGAATTCCGTTGCTATGATCTGGTTCCAGATACAGCACATGTAACTGTCACCTGAACGATTCCCACTTGCACAGTGATCAGTAGTGATTTTGCTTCAGCGATGTTTGACTGTGTAAGCAAAGTCAAATGAATGCAACAATAATAAGAACTCCCAGCAGAGCAGTTGTCATCGCAAGAAAGTCTCCAGAAGTGCACGcgtgcacacagacacacacacacgcaagatctatcagtattattaaattattattcttctccccttctcaaacacttcctccgctgtgttgccccacacaatgatgtcatcaatacactgcaggtgttcgggagcttcaccttgCTCCAGTGCAGTCTGTATCCATCCATGCCAAATGGCAGGACTATGTtcccacccctggggcagtcgattccaggtgtactggacACCCCTCCAcgtgaaagcaaattgtggcctgcactctgctgccagagggatcgagaaaaatgCGTTGGCACCCAGCCGGGATGCCGGCACTGAGGAGTTCTTCTACAGGCAATTAGGAGAAATCTCTGGATGGGCAGCCCGTGTCcgagtggctggagagcagccctgcagaaaggggtctgggggtgctggtgggcagcaggctCAGGATAGGAGTcaatttggacaatgcccttaagaAGATGCTTTAAGTTTTGGTCCGCCCTGAAGTTTGGgttgtgggctttttcttttctgctgttttcctctttccctggaGCAGAAGAAGTCTCTGTGGCCCCCGAGAGCTGTGGGCGGTGGTggtgcagctgctccaggggacAGGAGTTTTGGGGCGAGGAGGATGCTCGGGGCGGGTCAGCATGGGAGGCGAGACGctgagcagcagcggcagcgggagcTGCGCCGTGCCATGCAGACGCCAATGGGACTGTGCCTGCCCGGGGTCCCGAGCGGCTCCCACTGCCCCAGCGGGATCACTGGGACTGCCCTAAGGAAGGGGCTTATCCCCCCAACCCCCGGCACTGGGAGGCTGCCCCAATGGGGACCTCACCCTGCACCTTCTGCAAGCTAGAGCCGGAAAGGTGAGGCCACTTCCCGAAGGCGCCGTTGGCTGCATTGGCCCCAGGTtgtggagctgggatgggaaaagggGGACAAAGAGAGATGAAGTTTCCAGGCACTTTCTGGCCGGTgcagtgattttctttcttcctattttttttgcCACCTTCCTGGTCTTGCGTCTGCCCAAGGTGCAGccagagaaggggaggagggtccctgcctggcctgcagctccctccctcgccATTCTTGGAgtgatttggggttattttgctgggcagtgaggcagagcctggctccagaGCGGAGCGCGGTGGGACCCAAGGAAGGGTGTGAttgtcttgaggctttgaagggctttgcaccgagccctgtccctgctggagGGGACACTGGTCGTGTTCAGGACGAAGGCGTTGCAGCCCCCGTTGTGTGTGtccatccccagcctggcccccaaGGTCTGTCCTTGTCCCGGGGACTCCATGCTGCTTTCTGCGTGGGGCCGTGTCCGTGTGTCGTGCAGGGACCCGTCTGTCCTGGCTCCCCTGCCGAAGGTCTGcttcccctggggaaggggacagggcagtccccCAGCTGCCGCCATTGTCTGCCCCGCTGCTGGTGACTCAGCCCTGGGGACGGCTCGGTGCCCTTCGGGGCTCGccggctctgctgtggggctctgcGGGGCTTTTGCACCTCTTGGGTGCCCTTTCCCGGTGCCCCCTGCGCTTCCTCCCGCTCCCACACAGGCACGGAGTAGTTCaggagaaatggcttttaatgcagaaaacaagagaagcgGCCTCACCAAATCTACTATACCAAcaccacccccctccccaaatacccagccctcctcccccactccccccatctccctctcacccctgctGTGGGTCCAAACaaccccccgccacccccgtgCTGCCGGCGAGAGCCCTGCGCTTGCTGGCTGGCTTTGGCGAGGTGCTCTTGGCGCGCTTCTTCCCCCGCTTCTCTGCCGTGGCAGGCTGGGACggtggcaggtccctgccctcatccccCCACGGCTCCTGGGGCTCCAGCCCCATGACGAACTCGTCCAGGCTGAGGATGGCGTCGGCGGTCTCGGGGACGCTGTAGTCGGGGCTGAGCAGCTCTTCGGGCAGGGAGAGCGAGGCGAAGTCGCAGTGGGGGATGGCTGCGCCGGTGccaccagggtccccaggcCTGGGGCCGCTGCTGGGAGCGTCCTGGCTGACCCCCACCGCGTCCGGGGAGCAACCAAAGAGCCTCAGGGCCTCTTCGAGAAGGACCTCCTCAGCCACGGCGAGGTCGCctgtggggtcccccagggcttgctcgtggggggcagcagaggggctgggggggatgTCGCTGCCCGGGGGGATGTTGCTTCCCAggggtgctgccctgggggtGGCACTGCCGGAGGTCTTGGTCTCTGCGGGCTGCCCCTGGATCTGCTGGTAGCTGGGGATGGACGTCGGCAGcagcgggggggctggggtcaCCGCTCTCCCCTGCTGGGTGTAGGGTGGGAGGTGTTGCGGCTGTCCCTGGGGGCTCCGATGGGCTGCCCAAGCCGGGGGGGTCCTGCAGCCCCCGGGaccccacagggcagcacccgGCAGAGAAGCGGCAGCGCGGCCAAGCGTGGCCGTGGCCAGTGGAGGCAGATGGGTGCTCGTCCATGGGATGTGGaagagctgggggtggaagCAGCAGCCGCATGGAGCCCTCTGCAGACCTgtgtgggggagagggagccgtgctgggccgGTGGGACCCTCCAAGGGCACCCACCAAGCCGGCCCCGATGGCCGAGGTCCCCCGGCTCTGCGCCAGGCAcgtggggagcttgtggccgGAGCACTCGCCGTGGGGTGAGCTGACGTGCCAGTGGGACCAGGTTGCAAATTGGGGAAGGAGACTCACTTCCAGGGGGCTGACACGGGAGAGGTGGCCCCAAGGATTTGGGAAGTTCTGTGGAAATGGGATTTAGTGGGCACCCATCACCCAGGCAAGGGCAGGGGATGGTCGCCCGGGCTTGCTGAAGCCCTGTGCCATATctgccgggggggcgggggtggtggggatgctgggagtgcttgggggtggtggggggatcCTGGGCGTGCCCAGGGGTCGGGGGTGCTGAAGGTGCCGAAGGTGGCGGGGTGCCCGAGCAGAGAGGGGTGCCATACCTGCTGGTGGTGCCTGGGGGGCCAGCCCCactgggggtgcccaggctgcggggaagggctgctcctgcccgggcaGTTGGCACAGGTTGGGTGAGCCTGCAAGAGAGACAGGAGCAACGGCCATCGGTCACCTCCGCTCTTGCCCCCAGGAGCGTCCCGGGCTGCAGGGGTCGGGGTGGGTCCCTACCTTGGGGGTAGAAGGTTTTGGGGAGCACAAAAGGCTGAAGGAGCCAGGGCGCCGGGGGGGCCCAGGGCCCACGCGCTGGGAGCCGCAGTGGTGGCCGCGCCATGGTCCGTTGTGGctgttggctgctaaggactctCTGGGTCTCCCAGGACGGAATGCGGGGGCTCCCTGTGTTCCGCCCCACCCcaacagcctccccagctcctcctggggagggaaagggttaaggggggctgggctgccccgg
This is a stretch of genomic DNA from Gavia stellata isolate bGavSte3 unplaced genomic scaffold, bGavSte3.hap2 HAP2_SCAFFOLD_34, whole genome shotgun sequence. It encodes these proteins:
- the LOC132320850 gene encoding proline-rich protein 22-like is translated as MAVAPVSLAGSPNLCQLPGQEQPFPAAWAPPVGLAPQAPPAGLQRAPCGCCFHPQLFHIPWTSTHLPPLATATLGRAAASLPGAALWGPGGCRTPPAWAAHRSPQGQPQHLPPYTQQGRAVTPAPPLLPTSIPSYQQIQGQPAETKTSGSATPRAAPLGSNIPPGSDIPPSPSAAPHEQALGDPTGDLAVAEEVLLEEALRLFGCSPDAVGVSQDAPSSGPRPGDPGGTGAAIPHCDFASLSLPEELLSPDYSVPETADAILSLDEFVMGLEPQEPWGDEGRDLPPSQPATAEKRGKKRAKSTSPKPASKRRALAGSTGVAGGCLDPQQG